CTTAATATTTCTGCGCAGTAGCATTCCTCTCTTTCTGTGTCATACAATCTACTGTAGAGATTTCCTTTTTTGGCTCATGGAGGAGTCATTATATATAATCCCATTGCTTGTCAGGGAAAAGAGAACTCAAACACATTCCTCAGATTACTACCTTAGAAAAGTACTATTAAAATCTATTGGTTATATTGTTTGAGAAATTTACATACTTCATTTTACAATGTTTTGTAAGGCAATTAATTACTTGatagtactgtgtttccctgaaaacaagaccctgtcttatatttttttgaaccctgaaataagtgcttgcctTATTGCCAATAAGCCTaatagggcttattatcaggggatatcttattttggggaaaacagggtaatattCAGGAAATGGATTGCATCCTAAAATCTTACATTACATTTTTATAGCTAACAggcttttttttacattgtagaCTGTGCAAATCCACTTGGGGTCACTGTTCCATATACAATAAGAATCCACCTCTTGGATTTTCTTTTAGAAAACTGTATATGCAACTAGATGAAGGCAGCCTCACTTTTAATGCCAATCCTGAAGAGGTAAGTAGAATTCATATATCATTAATACTATTAGCTATAGTTATGAtgctgttatttatttttcaactgtTTTACAAACCCGAAATTATCCCAGAAGCGATAACCTAAGCAAAATACGTCTCTTGAAAAACAAAAtggctttttaaataaattttgttaaaacaaaaaaactttttaaataaattttgttaaaatccaaacaaatatttataACCGAAATTTAGTGGGTTTATACCATGTGTGCATAATGTATATATCTATTTTTCTGCCATAAATTAGTAacagaatttaaaacagaatagttagtttatgccagtgatggcgaacctttttggcgccaagtgcccaaaccagaatgtgcgtgcatgtgtggcaCACGCGTGTGCCGAGtacggaaacccgaagaccagctggcatgctGCATGCctattttttggccattttctgaccattttcagggctgttttcaggccatttttggcccaaaaaatggcctgaaaacagcccaaaaaatggctGGAATACGGCCTGAGAACAGCTtgaaaaacagcctggtttttggctgttttcagaccattttctGGTGATCTGGTgcccacgaagaccagctggctgatgtgcATGTGCAcgatggaaaccagaagagcagctggcgacagcacatgtgcccacagagagggctctgcatgccacctctggcacgcgtgccacaggtttgccatcacaggtttaTGCTTTATGCTGAAAAAAGCATAGCTCCATATCACTGTTAAGAGTAATAAAGAGCAACATTGATGCTTATATCTTTGAAATATaggagaaatataaataaaatataaaatatttacataaatatatccaaatataaaatgtgtgtgtgtgtgtgtaattaaaaTATCCcatgtattttgtttattatattgACTAATTTTTTAATCTTGTATCATGCATTTTTCATgtaattctctctccctccccctccccctccctccctccccctccctacccatgtgtgtgtgtatttgtattctaGAATTTGTTTAAGAAATTGTAAAATCTAAAATGCTAATTTACTTCACTGAATGTTTCGTGATCAGTATGGAAGATTACGTCTTTCCCCAGGGACAGATTGTCATCTTTATGTTTGTGCCAATTGAGACCTTGAATTAATTAAAGTTATTTTGTGACAGATCGTTATTGAAGACCTGCAGTGCATGAAATAGAGTGAGAATTTGTGGGTGGTTATGTTGCTAGAAAAAGAGccccaaaagaaagagaaaatgaaacaaaacttcaaagtcacacacacacacacacacacacacacacatataattttCATATGGAACATAGCCAATAGGTTGTAAATCATTTGAAATGTGAATCCCTTACTCTAGCTCAGGGACAGGAGTCATACAGAACAATCTTAATCTCTTAAATGATTACTTGGATAATACAGAACTCTTATCAACATCACACAGTTATAATTACCTTAAATGTTAAGAGGGAAAGAAACTTTGCTGTAACAGTACCAGTTACTCTTTGAATTGAAGATATATTCCAGTATATGAATATAAGATCTGCTCTTTTAAGGCTCAACAGATTGTAGAGATTCTAAAATACATAAGgtacatataaaatataaaatacagtaatccaataattacaaaaattaaaaacaataggaaaaaaatgaaaaattatttgtatggtatttttcaaaacaaacatttttttaaaaaaatctaatttttatCTGAAAAATTACATAGCCATGCTTTTTAATAGAAGTATAAAGTTCATAAAAATTTAAAGTTTTTTTgttaattgaaataaattaacaaaaaaCCGAATGTTTATAGAAAGTAAATATTTCTATAATAAGGAAATGataaaagaactagaaaaataaTATTGTATGACACGTTCTAATGTGTGATTTCTGTGCACATAGGTTTTACATTGGGAATAACAGAATTTGAACATATGCATGTAAAATCATCCATTTATTAGAGAATGACTTTACACAACAAAACATTAAAATGGCTATCTTAAATTATATTGAAAAGATATATTTTGGCAATTTCTTTTCCAGAAGGCCAAATTAGGAAATTATATATGGATCCATAGGCATCATAAATATACAACATTGTGTCACAATTTAAAAGACTAGAATTATTTGTGGAAAGAGTCTTTTCCACTGCTACTTATTATATATAAATCTTAACTATAACTATACTAACACGTTTTATTTACATGTGAATTAGTTTCAGCATGTTGAAATGTACCTCATAAGATAGAATTACCCTGTAATTGTTAAGATGTGTTCCATATGAAATACTCTgggtgtttaaaaatctaatgttCCATATaaaatctttctttctcccaGGGAGTTAACTACTTTATGTCCAAGGGAATATTGGATGATTCACCAAAGGAAATAGCTAAATTTATCTTCTGTACAAGAACTTTAAATTGGAAGAAACTGAGAATATATCTTGATGAAAGGTAACTTGATTATAAAATGACAAACATCACATTCCCTTCTATTTATGGGGATTTCTCATTAAAACATTATGAAATAATGGGATACCATTACTTATTTCTGTATTACTTCATCAGCACCTCTTCTAGCATTCATTAATCAAGAATTATCATACTCTCTGCATTGTGGATAAAATCTATAGTCTGTTGAATCCCAAAGGAAGTGAAATGGGAGACCCCTGATTTTAGAATTAGACTATAGTACTGCTGTGCTGTTCATATGCTCATTGTATTAAATTGATGACTGATTATGCACAATTTGTCTAGTTGAATAGTTTCTTTCATATATAACaatgaaagcaaatattttgAGAAGCAAAGCCAGAGAAAACTGAATATTTTGCAATGTATCTAAAATATGTGTACATAAGCAGCTTaaagtatttttctcttttaaattagGCGAGATGTTTTAGATGATCTTGTGACATTACACAACTTCAGAAATCAGTTCTTGCCAAATGCACTGAGAGAATTTTTCAAACACATTCATGCCCCTGAGGAACGTGGTGAATATCTTGAAACTCTCATTACAAAGTTTTCACACCGATTTTGTGCTTGTAACCCTGACCTGATGAGAGAGCTTGGCCTTAGCCCAGGTAAGAAGGAGGAGCATGTATCTATTTTAATTGATTGGTTGACATACCATgtggtattttaaaatttaaaagctaacaaGTTTAGTATATGTGATATTCATCTTTAAATCTGATCTTGTTTAATAGCACTGAATTGAGCAAAAGCCTTAGGCATCTACATCGTACATTCTTGTAAAGCTTGAAAGAATTATTAATTGACTTGTGTGTCGTATAGATATTTATTAAAAACCAGAGAAAATTGATTCAGTGGCCATATTGCTACAAAAAAgggaagatagatagacagacagacagtattttaatataatatacatGACATTCCCAAGGAAATATAGCTAaaatttatatacagtttaatctTATCTTGTAATGCAGTTCTTTTGCTCTTATacagtgttctttttttttaattttacaaataaagaaCATGGATGCCTAGAGTCTTGTTCTAAAGAATTTAAATCCTTTTAGTCTAAAATGTTGTGCAGGTTTCTTAAATTGTAAGCAGGCTTCACAAaatattttcttgttcttttttatgCTTAGATGCTGTTTATGTATTATGTTACTCTTTGATCCTGCTTTCCATTGATCTTACTAGCCCTCATGTGAAGAATAAAATGTCAAAGAGAGAATTTATTCGAAACACGCGTCGTGCTGCTCAGAACATTAGTGAAGATTTTGTTGGGCACCTATATGACAATATCTACCTTATAGGCCACGTGGCTGCCTAAAAAGCCCAGTTTGTTAAGACTTACCATCTGTTGTTAGAAGAAGTCAGCAAATGAAGGAATGTTATCTGTTGTAGATACTGTATGGGAGTTAAATTAGTGCTGGTTATTCTAAcactttctgcaatcaaaatgtaCACAAGCAACTTTTTTAGCAATTTACTATGGAAGCTGAAgaattttttgcaattttttttaaactttgcttACAGTTTGCACAGAACTTTGCAATTAGTCTGACATATTACCATTTCTGAATGTTAAACTGACATTATAGTTTTAAACTGACAAGTTGGTGGACTtgtgcagttgatttgcttgaacACTTTAaccagttcattttttaaaaaaaatatgtgatatGTACATACTGTATTTGACTAAAGAGATTTATAACcataattattttattgtaaaatattttaaataaagtttttttttcctttttttttcctactaGAAGATATATTGGATAATTTATTTCTTCACATAGTGAGACTGTGCATGTTCTTTAAAAGTTTACTTCACAGATGCATAACCAGTTATAAACTATATAATACTCTATGGGTTTGGACACCTATGGTTCTTTGATGATGTTGAACTATGATTCCCACAGTCTTCACCATTGGTCAAGTGGGGCTGTCAGGCATTATAGTACAACAGCACTTAGAGAGTTACAGGTTCCCCACCCCGATTCATAACCACCAAACTGGAAGACAGGGTATCAGTCTATCCTTGTGCCTCAATATCTAGTgcctaaaaatattttaaaaacaaggtTGGATGCTTTTATTATTGTTGCTGTCTAGGTATGCTTTCTAACAATCAAGGTTTTGCAAGAagatttatttacttgcattagTCATACTCATTTTGTCATATCTAGAGCGGAAAACATTCTTCATGAATTAGATTAAGAGACTGGGATCCAAAGGATCTATCTGCACAAGCCTTCCCACCTCCTTCAGCCCTTTCTTCCTGCTCCCATGATATCCCCAGTGTgcactgttttccttttttttttccctctcactAGAATTTTCTCCTGCCAATCCTGTAATTTTTTGTCTAATAGGCAGTGAAACTTGGCTATGCTCTAATTCAGCACTTGCAATACAAGAAGTGACCTGAGCAGACATGGCTAAAGCAGAGCCTTTTGAATGAATAGTGGGAGAAATGTAGCACTGACCCCaacattgttctcactatcaggtaTATTTGGGTCTGTTTCTATATACCCACAGGAGTGGTAATTTATAAGACCATGGAATGCCTTCTGATATTTTTTCTATATAAATGAAGTAAATATTGTCCTTGTTTAAATTTGCTGAATTGGTATATGATTGGATTAAGGCACCTTTTATTTGAGGGAGGAAGTGTCATTTAAAAACTGGTAGGAGTAAAGTAATTGTGGACTATAGACTTTCTGCGTTGGCTTCAGCTATCTGTCAAAAAATCTTGCAGTCCAGATGCAAAAAGATGTATAATATAGCCAGTGTCCAAAGTCAAACAGAGTAAAGCTAGTGGTTGGGCACCAGGATTTCTCTGTCTCTTCTGCACCTCCTCTCATAATATCAGGGGACTAAGTAAAATTTTCTGTAACTGTGAATCAAAGTTGAAGCGCACAATTGAATTCCAGCCATAGTTCCTAAGTCCAAatcttacatacatatatatatatatatatatatatatatatatatatatatatatatatatatatatatatatatatatatatatatatatatatatatatatatagtctttggttattcgggttttctcccgtaaaattggaagtgtcttggcggcgttttgaagtctcattcgtcatcttcaggcttcagccgtgcttcttgctcccagaagcacggctgaagcctgaagatgacgaatgagacttcgccgaaacgccgccaagacacttccaaaatatatagatatatatagatatatatttccaAGCAAGTTGGATTTAATTATCAATAACAGTTTTGAAGAAGCTTGACTAGGACATTTTCAAAAGTTTAAGAAATACTTAAGGAAATCTGATAACTAATATTTTGACTTGAAAGTGGTTAAGAACTTGTGCTCTAAATGATGGATTTGAAATGCTATGTAATAATAACAATGTTAACAGTGCTTGATAATGTTACTTAATTATCACAATTATTTTTCCAATTACTAGAATGTCTATATTTTGTTTCCCATTTTGAATTCTGCTTATTTGTTGACTGTTAACTTGACAAATCTGAAATTGGTATTAGTCTTCAGCTgacataattatatttttaaaaaaatcaaaattgcaCTGCAAATATTGGTTGGGGGATCGGGGGTTTCTTTGGTTAACTTCTTGTGAAATGCAAATGAAGGTTAAAATGCAGATTAGTGAATTACAATCCCCCATTTCTTATATATTATTGttactttaaataaatatttcactcAATAAAATTTAGAGTCagttatgattttttttgtttttatactgtctttttatattgtctttgaaAAATCTGTTCTGAACCGTTATTAATACGCATATTGACTTGCTTTAGTCCCATATTATTGGtttcatatttaattaaaataatgaggTGCTTGTTCTAAgatatttatacatatttgtgttcttgtaTTTAAAGGATTTAATAAAACGCAGTATTCTTCCTATCCAAACTTCTCCCAacttctgaaatatatttggagCTATATTTCTGGGAGACAGCATCATTCTTTCTAAATATTAAGAAAGGCTGCGGCATTAGTACTTGTAAATAATCAATTACCACCAATTATAACCCTAATTTTATAAATATCTACTCAAAAGTTAGTTTTTTCTTACCTTTCCTTCTAGGTAAATATGCATAAAATTTCTTCTTAAATGGATAGTTTTCAgtataagaataaaaagattatttttcaaatttgcagataaaaaAGTAGACACATCTTTTGAAAGGCATACAGTACCTATGTTATGCATGTGAGATAAAGCAAAGTCTCaactgcttgatttttttttttttctgaagccgaaGAGCATGGATTGGCCATTCTGTAGATTTGAGTGAATCagattctcaacacatgattgtGAAATTTGCCTGTATCTCTGTACAATTTATAATGAGCCATTATATTTAAGTGGACATTATGACAACTGGAAAGAGACACATTCATTTGAGCCCACTTATCCATCAGCTTTGTAGATGTGATGTAACCCAGGTGATAGCAGGATGGCTGGGCAGTAGAAATAGAGTGGAGAGTGATTTGGTGATGGATGAAAGGACCAGCCTGGCTTGCATCACCATACCTGATTGGGTGCAGAGAAAGAAGTTCAGCTGCAATTTCAAAACAGAGGTGGGAGAGCGGCTATTGTCATCCAGGAATCTTGGTGCCTTTTGAGGCTCTGCTCTAATATGAGACATTGTGAAGTTGGACTGCAagatcagctggatctgctgcttACCTACCTTCCTCCCTGAAGTGTAGAAGCATTCCTACCCAAGCTCTGAACTCTGTAGCAACTTAGCAGTGGAGTTCCACAGATTTAAGGTTTTTCAATCTGCCGGACTCAAAATCAGTGGTAGCTTGGGTGTCCATGGCCACTATGGCAACCATGGCCTGGTCTAAGGGCCCCACTCAAAATAGAAGTTGCACATtagatttaatttttgttttggaGTGGGGGCATTG
This DNA window, taken from Ahaetulla prasina isolate Xishuangbanna chromosome 8, ASM2864084v1, whole genome shotgun sequence, encodes the following:
- the FBXO8 gene encoding F-box only protein 8 isoform X1 → MSFNYVDRGNCSLECLQMGQGLWRVARNQQLQQQEYGGQSCLSRENGRRMTVNNVSNTNHRKHAQGGIDIYHLLKTRKSKEQEGFINLEMLPPELSFTILSYLNATDLCLASCVWQDLANDELLWQGWKTYLLTLLHRNNPVRWVGLKKSSQMPPSQLLCLRLCKSTWGHCSIYNKNPPLGFSFRKLYMQLDEGSLTFNANPEEGVNYFMSKGILDDSPKEIAKFIFCTRTLNWKKLRIYLDERRDVLDDLVTLHNFRNQFLPNALREFFKHIHAPEERGEYLETLITKFSHRFCACNPDLMRELGLSPDAVYVLCYSLILLSIDLTSPHVKNKMSKREFIRNTRRAAQNISEDFVGHLYDNIYLIGHVAA
- the FBXO8 gene encoding F-box only protein 8 isoform X3, with product MSFNYVDRGNCSLECLQMGQGLWRVARNQQLQQQEYGGQSCLSRENGRRMTVNNVSNTNHRKHAQGGIDIYHLLKTRKSKEQEGFINLEMLPPELSFTILSYLNATDLCLASCVWQDLANDELLWQGLCKSTWGHCSIYNKNPPLGFSFRKLYMQLDEGSLTFNANPEEGVNYFMSKGILDDSPKEIAKFIFCTRTLNWKKLRIYLDERRDVLDDLVTLHNFRNQFLPNALREFFKHIHAPEERGEYLETLITKFSHRFCACNPDLMRELGLSPDAVYVLCYSLILLSIDLTSPHVKNKMSKREFIRNTRRAAQNISEDFVGHLYDNIYLIGHVAA
- the FBXO8 gene encoding F-box only protein 8 isoform X2, with protein sequence MGQGLWRVARNQQLQQQEYGGQSCLSRENGRRMTVNNVSNTNHRKHAQGGIDIYHLLKTRKSKEQEGFINLEMLPPELSFTILSYLNATDLCLASCVWQDLANDELLWQGWKTYLLTLLHRNNPVRWVGLKKSSQMPPSQLLCLRLCKSTWGHCSIYNKNPPLGFSFRKLYMQLDEGSLTFNANPEEGVNYFMSKGILDDSPKEIAKFIFCTRTLNWKKLRIYLDERRDVLDDLVTLHNFRNQFLPNALREFFKHIHAPEERGEYLETLITKFSHRFCACNPDLMRELGLSPDAVYVLCYSLILLSIDLTSPHVKNKMSKREFIRNTRRAAQNISEDFVGHLYDNIYLIGHVAA